A stretch of the Asticcacaulis sp. ZE23SCel15 genome encodes the following:
- a CDS encoding glycosyltransferase produces MKPRILLAWEAGAGRGHVVTLKTVAAALGDAFIYDAALCRMDHAAELAPLCEMVFPAARLRYDAARREGLVRTATWGEFLGDSGFRDAAFLARQVGWWQATLIARRSHLVIADYAPCALLAAQSLGIPTVITGTGYGIVAEGLKTFPIFLPEYNQRLYDETEMVQTINTALEPLGVPRLDVLPDIYRRSQELVRTLDILDPYDGLRTQALLPPVADVATPSGEGDEVFCYFSTTELADEGVLEAICSLGLPTRAYCPGLDNDRANRLAAAGVYVENGPVPVDQIARRSRLMVHSGQHGILSLGLAAGVAQVAIPQHLEHLYHARRCESQGCAHVITISERVAHSVRQVIRDRHDDTAFHQAALDVAARIRPQFAVDAGRLIRERIGALLL; encoded by the coding sequence ATGAAGCCGAGAATTCTGCTGGCCTGGGAAGCGGGCGCTGGCCGAGGGCACGTTGTCACTTTAAAGACAGTGGCGGCGGCTCTCGGCGACGCCTTCATCTATGACGCCGCCCTGTGTCGGATGGACCACGCGGCGGAACTGGCCCCCCTGTGTGAGATGGTTTTCCCGGCGGCGCGACTGAGATACGACGCGGCCCGTCGCGAAGGCTTGGTGCGTACCGCCACTTGGGGCGAATTCCTGGGCGACAGCGGATTTCGCGACGCGGCGTTTCTGGCGCGTCAGGTCGGTTGGTGGCAAGCCACCCTGATTGCGCGGCGCAGCCATCTGGTCATTGCCGACTATGCGCCCTGCGCCCTGCTGGCCGCGCAAAGCCTGGGTATACCGACGGTTATAACGGGCACCGGCTATGGCATTGTGGCTGAGGGACTGAAAACATTTCCAATTTTCCTGCCCGAATACAATCAACGGCTCTATGACGAGACAGAGATGGTGCAGACGATCAACACCGCTTTGGAACCGCTGGGCGTGCCGAGGCTCGACGTCCTGCCGGATATCTACCGGCGCTCGCAAGAACTGGTGCGCACACTCGATATACTCGATCCCTATGACGGTTTACGCACGCAGGCGCTTCTGCCGCCGGTCGCAGATGTGGCCACCCCATCGGGCGAGGGCGATGAGGTGTTCTGTTATTTTTCGACGACCGAGTTGGCTGATGAAGGCGTGCTTGAGGCCATATGTTCGTTGGGACTGCCAACCCGTGCCTATTGTCCGGGCCTTGACAACGATCGCGCCAACCGGCTGGCAGCGGCCGGTGTCTATGTTGAAAACGGCCCGGTGCCGGTCGATCAGATCGCGCGCCGGTCGCGCCTAATGGTCCATTCCGGTCAGCATGGCATACTGTCGCTGGGGCTTGCTGCCGGGGTGGCGCAGGTCGCTATCCCGCAACATCTCGAACACCTTTATCATGCACGCCGTTGTGAAAGTCAGGGCTGCGCACATGTGATAACGATTTCAGAGCGCGTGGCCCATAGCGTGCGTCAGGTCATTCGCGACCGGCATGACGACACGGCTTTTCACCAGGCCGCCCTGGATGTCGCCGCCAGGATAAGACCGCAATTTGCAGTCGATGCGGGGAGGCTTATTCGTGAACGGATCGGGGCCTTGCTATTATGA